The window TGTACGTCGGCGGCACCCAGGCGGCCCGCGGCTACCTCGGCCGCGCCGATCTCACCGCCGCCGCGTTCCTGCCGGACCCGTACACGGCCACGCCGGGCGGCCGGATGTACCGCACCGGCGACCGGGGCCGCTGGCGGCCGGACGGCACGCTGGAGTTCCTGGGCCGCAGCGACTTCCAGGTCAAGGTGCACGGCTACCGGGTGGAACCGGGCGAGATCGAGGGCGTGCTGCGCGCCCACCCGTCGGTCGCCCGCGCCGCGGTCGTGGCGCAGCGGACCGGCACCGGCGTCCGGCTCGTCGCGTACGCCACCCCGCGGGAGTCCGAAGTGGACACCTCGGCGCTGCGGGACCACCTGCGCGGGCACCTGCCGCAGCACCTGGTCCCGGCGGTCGTGGTGGCGTTGCCGGAGATGCCGCTGACCGCCACCGGCAAGGTCGACCGCGGCAGGCTGCCCGCCGTCGACGCGGAGCCCGCGCCGGTGCGAACCGAACCCCGCGACGACGTCGAGCGGAAGATCATCGAGGTCTGGCAGGCCGTGCTGAAGCGCGACGCCATCGGGCCGGAGGACGACTTCTTCTCGCTGGGCGGGCATTCGCTGCTGTGCGTGCAGGTCGTCGCCCGGATCGGCCGCGCCTTCGACGTGGAGCTGCCGCTGCGGGCCATGTTCACCCACCGCACACCCGCCGAGTTCGCCGAGGTGGTGGCCGGTGCCAGGGCAGGCGGGCAGCCGAAGCTGACCCGGCAGTCGCCGGGCAGCCCGCGGCTGCTGTCCTTCGCGCAGCAGCGGTTGTGGTTCCTCGACCAGCTCCAGCCGGGCATGACCGCCTACAACCTGCCCCGGACGCACCGCCTCCGGGGTGCACTGGACACCGGAGCGCTGCGACGGGCGTTCGACACGATCATCACCCGGCACTCGGCGCTGCGGTCGCACTTCGAAGAGGTCGACGGCGAGCCGCTCGTCGTGCTCGACCGCCCCGGCCGGATCACCTTGGACAGCGTCGACCTCTCGGCGGAGCCCGACCCCGAAGGCGCCGCGCTCGACCTGCTGCGCGATCGCGCGGAGACCCCGTTCGACCTGTCGTCGGGGCCGCTGGTCCGGGCCGTGCTCGTCCGGCTCGCGCCCGAGGACCACATCCTGCAGACCGTCATCCACCACGCCGTGTACGACGGCCTGTCCCAGCAGATCCTCACCGACGAGCTGTCCCGGGCGTACCGGGCCGAACTGGCCGGCGCACCGGCCGGCCTGCCCGAACCGGCGGTGGAGTACACCGACTACGCCGCTTGGCAGCGCGCCCTGCTCGCCGGCGACACGAGCGCCGAACAGGCACGCTACTGGCGCGGCAAGCTCGGGGGCGCGCCCGCGGTCCTGGAGCTGCCCGCCGACCGGCCGCGCCCGCCGGTGCCGACGTACCTGGGCGCCGCGGTGCCGTTCTCCGTTCCCGCCGACGTCGTGGGGCGGCTCCGCGAGATCGCCAACGACGGGCAGGCCACCACGTTCATGCTCACGCTGGCCGCGTTCCAGGTGCTGCTGGCGCGGTACGCCGGGACCGACGACCTGATCGTCGGCTGCCCGGTCTCCGGGCGCAGCGAACCCGAGCTGGAGCCGCTGATCGGGTTCTTCGTCAACTCGATCGCCCTGCGCGCCAAGGTGTCCGGCGAAGAGCGGTTCACCGACCTGCTGGCCCAGGTGCGGGAGACCACGCTCGACGCGTTCGCCCACCAGGACCTGCCGTTCGAGCAACTCGTGCAGGTACTGGCACCACCACGCGACCTGAGCCGCAACCCGGTGATCCAGGTGTGGTTCCAGCTGTTCGAGGCCGAGTCGCTGGACCGGTTCGACCTGTCCGGGCTGTCGGTGTCGGAGTTCCTCGACCTGGACACGGCCACCACCACCCGGTTCGACCTCGAGCTGCAGCTGCAGGTGGCCGCCGGGGGCGGCCTGAACGGGCAGGTCGTGTACGCCACCGGCCTGTTCGACGAGCCGACCGTCCGCCGGTTCGCCGAGCACTACACCACCCTGCTCGCCGCCATCGCCGCCGATCCGCGGACCCGCGTGGACCGGCTGGCCGTCACCACCGCCGACGAGCGCGAACGCGTGCTGGGTGAATGGAGCGACCGCGCGGGCGGCGCGCTCGTCCTGGACGACCGGCTCGAGCCGGCCCCGGTCAACGTCCCCGGCGATCTCTACACCGCGACCGAAACGGACGTGGACGCCGTCGAAGTCCGCGGAAAACGCTTCCACCGCACCGGCGAGCTGGCCCGCTGGCGGGCCGACGGGTCGCTGGAGCGGCTCGGGAGCCCCGGCCGGGTGCTCCGGGTCCGCGGCTACCGGCTGGAGCTGACCGAGGTCGAGGCCGCGTTGCGGGAACACCCCGCGATCGCCGAGGCGGCCGTCACCGCGCACGACACCGAGGTGGGCGTCCGCCTCGCCGCGTACCTGGTGCCCGCGGCGGGGGAGACCGTGCCGGAACCCGCGCCGCTGCGCGACTGGCTGCGCCAGGGGCTGCTCGACCAGTTCGTCCCGCAGGGGCTCACCGTGCTCGACGAGCTGCCGGTCACCGCGGCCGGCGAGGTCGACGTGGCCGCGCTGCCGGAGCCGGACCTGGACGTGGCGCGCGTGGCGCCCCGGGACGACACCGACCGGGAGATCCTCGCGCTGTGGTGTGAGCTGCTCGGTCACGCCGACATCGGCATCCACGACAACTTCTTCGACGTCGGCGGCCACTCGCTGCTGGTGCCGCAGGTGGTGCACCGGGTGAACAAGACGTTCGGCACCGCACTGCCGATGCGTTCGCTGTTCGACGCCCAGACGGTGATGACCCTGGCCGACCGGGTGCGGCTCGCCACGGCGGGCCGGCCCGCCGACCACGCATGACCCGCAGCCACCGGACCCGGGGGGAGCACATGGACGACACCAGTGACATCGTGGCGGTCGGCTTCGGGCCCGCCAACCTGGCACTGGCCATCGCGGTGGAGGAGCACAACGCCGCCGCGGCGCCGGAACACCGGCTGCGCGCGAGGTTCCTGGAGCGCCAGCCCCGCTTCGGCTGGCACCGCGGGATGTTGCTGGCCGACGCCACCATGCAGATCAGCTTCCTCAAGGATCTGGTCACCTTGCGCAACCCGGGCAGCCGGTTCACCTTCCTGACCTACCTGCACGAGCGGTCGCGGCTGGTCGACTTCATCAACCACAAGACGTTGTTCCCCACCCGCCTGGAGTTCCACGACTACCTCGACTGGGCCGCGGCCGAGTTCGCGGACCGCGTCGAGTACGGCGCGACCGTGACCGACATCCGGCCGGTCGTCGCCGGGGAGCAGGTCGTGGCGCTCGACGTCGTCGCGGAGGGACCGGCGGGCCGGGTCGTGCGGCGAGCGCGCAACGTCGTCATCGGCACCGGCATCGAACCGGTGCTGCCGCACGGCATCACCCGGTCGCCGCGGGTGTGGCACAGCAGCGAGCTGCTCGACCGGCTGTCCGGGCCGGAAGGCCGGGCCGCCACGGCGTTCGCGGTGATCGGTGCCGGGCAGAGCAGCGCCGAAGTGGCCGCCTACCTGCACCAGCAGGTGCCGGACTCGCAGGTGCACGCCATCTTCTCCCGGTACGGCTACAGCCCCGCCGACGACTCCCCGTTCGCCAACCGCGTGTTCGATCCGGCCGCGGTGGACGAGTTCTTCGCGGCGCCGGAGTCGGTGAAGGAGAAGTTCCTGCACTACCACGGCAACACCAACTACTCGGTGGTGGACGTCGAGCTGATCGAGGACCTTTACCGCCGGGTGTACCGGGAGCGCGTCGCCGGCCACCGCCGGCTGCACATCCACCACCTTTCGCAGGTGACCCGGGTGGACGAGCGCGGCGACGGCGTGGTGCTGCGCGTGCAGGCGATGGCCGGGGAAACCGGGCACGACCTGGCGGTCGACGTCGTCGTGTGCGCCACCGGCTACCGGCCGATGGAGCCGGACGTGGTGCTCGGCGGGGTGGCGGACCTGTGCAAGCGCACCGGGTCCGGGCTGTTCCGGATCGAGCGGGACTACCGGATCACCACCGGCGACAACGTCCACTGTGGAATCTACCTGCAGGGCGGCACCGAGCACTCGCACGGCCTTTCGTCGTCGCTGCTGTCGACGTCGGCGGTGCGGGCCGGGGAGATCGTCGACTCGGTCGCGGCCGGGCGGAAGGAGCGGGCCGGTGTTCGTTCCTGAGATCTATCGGTCACCGGACCCGGCGTGGCTGACCGAGCTCGTGCGGGCGTACCCGCTGGCGACCCTGGTCACCACCGGCCCGGACGGCCCGCTGGCCACCCACCTGCCCATCGTGTTCGCCGCGGACGTCGACGGCACCGAACCACCGGAGACCCTCGACGGCGCCACGCTGTACGGCCACCTCAACCGGGCGAACCCGCACTGGGCCGCACTGGACGGCGGCACGAACGCGCTGCTGATCTTCCACGGTCCCGACGGCTACGTGTCCCCGTCCGTCTACCGGACTACCCCGGCCGCCCCGACCTGGGACTTCACCGCCGTGCACGTCCACGGCGCGCTACGCCCGGTGGCTCGGCCCGCGCCCACCATGCGGATCGTGCGGGCGACCGCCCGGGTGTTCGAGGACCGCTTCGGCGCCGGCTGGGACCAGACGGCTTCGCTGGGCTACTTCGGCACCCTGCTGCCCGGGGTGGGCGCGTTCGAGCTGACGGTCACCGCCGCGGAGGGCATGTTCAAGCTCAGCCAGGAACAGGAGCCGGAGGTCCGCGGGCGCGTCGCCGCGGCGTTCGCGAACAGCGACCACGGCCTGCACCGCAGGCTGGCCGCCCTGATCGACCGGGCCGCGCGGGCACGGATCGGGGTGGGCGGGGCATGACCGGGCTCGGCACGCGGTTCGCCGCCCAGGTCGCGGCCACCCCGGACGCGGTGGCCGTCGTCGACGGCGCCACCCGGATCACCTACCGCGACCTGGACGCGCGCGCCGATCGGCTCGCCCGCCACCTCGCCGGCCTGGGGGTCGGCCCGGAGGTCGTGGTCGGCGTGTGCCTGCCACGGGGCATCGGCGCGGTGACCGCGTTGCTCGCGATCCTGAAGGCCGGGGGCGGCTACCTGCCGCTGGACCCGGCGCACCCGGCGGCCCGGCTGACGGGCATGCTCGAGATCGCGCGTGCCCGGCTGGTCGTGGGCCCGTCGCCGGACCCGCGGCTGCCCTCGGTGCCGCCGGAGCCCGCTGAGTCCGATGTGGACGGTGTGCTTCCCCCGGCACCCGCGGAAGCTCTCGCGTGCGTTCTCTTCACGTCCGGGTCGACCGGGCAGCCGAAGGGCATCGGGCTCGGTCCGGCGCCGATCGAGAACGTCGCCGATTGGGCGGCGGCGGGGCCGGTGGTGTGCGGGCACCTCTGCTCGCTCGGGTTCGACATGTCCCTGCAGGAGATCTTCGGCACGCTGCTCGGCGGCGGCCGGCTCGTGGTCGTCGACGAGGACCGGCGCAAGGACCCCTACCTGCTGATGGACCTCATCGCGGCCGAGGGCATCGAACGGCTCTACCTCTCACCCGGGTTCCTCGTGCAGCTCGCCGGTGCCTACCTCGCCCGCGAGCGCACCCCCGGCCTGGGCTCGCTGCGGCACATCGTCGCGGCCGGCGAGCGCCTGCGCGTCACCGCCGGGATGCGGCGCTTCTTCACCGAGGTCGGAGCCCGCCTGGAGAACCAGTACGGTCCCTCGGAGACCCACCAGGCCACGGCCAACCCGCTTCCCGGTGACCCGGCGGGCTGGCCGGCGGAGCCGTCGCTGGGCGGCCCGATCCCGACCACCACGGTCCACCTGCTCGACGAAGACCTGCGGCCGGTCCGCGACGGGGAACCGGGCGAGGTGTACATCGGCGGCCGCGGCGTGGCCCGTGGCTACCTCGGACAGCCGGCGCTGACCGCGGCGAAGTTCCTGCCCGACCCGTTCACCGGCGAACCCGGCGCCCGCATGTACCGCACGGGCGACCGGGCTCGCCGCGACGGCAGCGGTGCGCTGCGCTTCCTCGGCCGGCTGGACAACCAGGTGAAGGTCCGCGGCTTCCGCGTGGAGCCGGGCGACGCCGAGGCGGTGCTCGCTGCGTACCCCGGGGTCGGGCAGGCCGTCGTGGTACCGCACGACGGACCCGGCGGGTCGGTCCGTCTCGACGGCTATCTGGTGTGTGGCGAGCCCGCCCCCGACCTCGCCGCGGTCCGGGCCTTCGCCGCGCGGCGGCTGCCGGACTACCTGGTGCCCGCCACCCTGCAGGTGCTGGCGTCGCTGCCGCTGAACCGGAACGGCAAGGTCGACCGGCAGGCCCTGCCGCTGCCGCCGTCCGGGCGCGGCTCGCCGGTGCCGTACGTCCCGCCGTCCACCGACCAGGAAGCCCTGCTGTGCGGCCTGATCGCCGACGTGCTGGGGACCGGCCGGGTCGGGGTGACCGACGACTTCCTGGACCTGGGCGGCAACTCGCTGCTGGCGACCCGGCTCGTCACCGCCCTCGTCGGCGCGTTCGGCGTGGAGATCCCCGTGCGTGCGGTGTTCGACCACCGCACCGCACGCGCCCTCGCGGCGGTCGTCGAGGACGCGCTCGTCGCCCGCGTGCGGGCGCTCAGCGCCGCCGAACTGAGCGCGGCACTCGCCTCCGGGGAGGGCCCGTGCGCGTAGGGCTGCTCATCCTGCCCGCTCAGACGTGGCGGGAAACCGCACGGCTGTGGCGGAACGCCGAGGACCTCGGCTTCGACCACGCCTGGGTGCACGACCACATCGCCTGGCGCGACCTGACCGGCAAGCCGTGGTTCGCGGCCGTCCCGACGCTGGCCGCGGCGGCCGCGGTCACCTCCCGCATCCGCCTGGGCACCCTGGTGTGCACGCCGAACTACCGGCACCCGGTCCCGCTCGCGCAGGAAGCCGTTGCGCTCGACGACATCTCGGGCGGCCGGCTGGTCCTCGGCCTCGGCGCGGGTGTCGACGGACCCGACAGCCGCGTGCTCGGCCGCCCGCAACCCGGCCGGGACACCCGCGTCGCCCGGTTCGCCGAGTTCACCGCGCTCACCGATCGGTTGCTGCGCCAGGACGTCACCGACTTCGACGGCGAGCACTACCGCGCCGAACGGGCGTGGATGACCCCCGGCAGCACGCAACGGCCGCGGGTGCCGCTGGCCGTCGCCGCGCCGAGCGCCCGCACGATGCGCGTCGCCGCGCACTACGCCGACACGTGGATCACCAACGGCCGCACGCCCGAGCCGGGGCTGCGCGCCGCGGTCGTGG of the Amycolatopsis sp. NBC_01488 genome contains:
- a CDS encoding amino acid adenylation domain-containing protein, with protein sequence MTSGKTVLDRFAEQVATRPSGPALACGSGRLTYAELDARATRMAAALQDRAIGTESRVGLCLGRTIDLPVAMLAILKAGAAFVALDPAHPAERLRGLVEDSGAACVIAEPGSTWTAEVDHVTVQDLARAGSAGPLPRVGPGNAMYVVFTSGSTGRPKPVVMEHGPTARLMSWAARRYDLTGAVPQYFPVTSDVCAYEIFSAWWAGGCVVVVEEDDRYDVARLAELIRRHGVATALLPGAVLADLARYAGGDPSAVATLRQLVTTGDRLTIGDDLRRMCRDLPGLTLDNQWGSTEVNVVTAGLLSGPADDWPATPSIGSPVSGGRIHVLDEHLERVPVNVPGDLYVGGTQAARGYLGRADLTAAAFLPDPYTATPGGRMYRTGDRGRWRPDGTLEFLGRSDFQVKVHGYRVEPGEIEGVLRAHPSVARAAVVAQRTGTGVRLVAYATPRESEVDTSALRDHLRGHLPQHLVPAVVVALPEMPLTATGKVDRGRLPAVDAEPAPVRTEPRDDVERKIIEVWQAVLKRDAIGPEDDFFSLGGHSLLCVQVVARIGRAFDVELPLRAMFTHRTPAEFAEVVAGARAGGQPKLTRQSPGSPRLLSFAQQRLWFLDQLQPGMTAYNLPRTHRLRGALDTGALRRAFDTIITRHSALRSHFEEVDGEPLVVLDRPGRITLDSVDLSAEPDPEGAALDLLRDRAETPFDLSSGPLVRAVLVRLAPEDHILQTVIHHAVYDGLSQQILTDELSRAYRAELAGAPAGLPEPAVEYTDYAAWQRALLAGDTSAEQARYWRGKLGGAPAVLELPADRPRPPVPTYLGAAVPFSVPADVVGRLREIANDGQATTFMLTLAAFQVLLARYAGTDDLIVGCPVSGRSEPELEPLIGFFVNSIALRAKVSGEERFTDLLAQVRETTLDAFAHQDLPFEQLVQVLAPPRDLSRNPVIQVWFQLFEAESLDRFDLSGLSVSEFLDLDTATTTRFDLELQLQVAAGGGLNGQVVYATGLFDEPTVRRFAEHYTTLLAAIAADPRTRVDRLAVTTADERERVLGEWSDRAGGALVLDDRLEPAPVNVPGDLYTATETDVDAVEVRGKRFHRTGELARWRADGSLERLGSPGRVLRVRGYRLELTEVEAALREHPAIAEAAVTAHDTEVGVRLAAYLVPAAGETVPEPAPLRDWLRQGLLDQFVPQGLTVLDELPVTAAGEVDVAALPEPDLDVARVAPRDDTDREILALWCELLGHADIGIHDNFFDVGGHSLLVPQVVHRVNKTFGTALPMRSLFDAQTVMTLADRVRLATAGRPADHA
- a CDS encoding lysine N(6)-hydroxylase/L-ornithine N(5)-oxygenase family protein, producing MDDTSDIVAVGFGPANLALAIAVEEHNAAAAPEHRLRARFLERQPRFGWHRGMLLADATMQISFLKDLVTLRNPGSRFTFLTYLHERSRLVDFINHKTLFPTRLEFHDYLDWAAAEFADRVEYGATVTDIRPVVAGEQVVALDVVAEGPAGRVVRRARNVVIGTGIEPVLPHGITRSPRVWHSSELLDRLSGPEGRAATAFAVIGAGQSSAEVAAYLHQQVPDSQVHAIFSRYGYSPADDSPFANRVFDPAAVDEFFAAPESVKEKFLHYHGNTNYSVVDVELIEDLYRRVYRERVAGHRRLHIHHLSQVTRVDERGDGVVLRVQAMAGETGHDLAVDVVVCATGYRPMEPDVVLGGVADLCKRTGSGLFRIERDYRITTGDNVHCGIYLQGGTEHSHGLSSSLLSTSAVRAGEIVDSVAAGRKERAGVRS
- a CDS encoding FMN-binding negative transcriptional regulator; its protein translation is MFVPEIYRSPDPAWLTELVRAYPLATLVTTGPDGPLATHLPIVFAADVDGTEPPETLDGATLYGHLNRANPHWAALDGGTNALLIFHGPDGYVSPSVYRTTPAAPTWDFTAVHVHGALRPVARPAPTMRIVRATARVFEDRFGAGWDQTASLGYFGTLLPGVGAFELTVTAAEGMFKLSQEQEPEVRGRVAAAFANSDHGLHRRLAALIDRAARARIGVGGA
- a CDS encoding non-ribosomal peptide synthetase, which encodes MTGLGTRFAAQVAATPDAVAVVDGATRITYRDLDARADRLARHLAGLGVGPEVVVGVCLPRGIGAVTALLAILKAGGGYLPLDPAHPAARLTGMLEIARARLVVGPSPDPRLPSVPPEPAESDVDGVLPPAPAEALACVLFTSGSTGQPKGIGLGPAPIENVADWAAAGPVVCGHLCSLGFDMSLQEIFGTLLGGGRLVVVDEDRRKDPYLLMDLIAAEGIERLYLSPGFLVQLAGAYLARERTPGLGSLRHIVAAGERLRVTAGMRRFFTEVGARLENQYGPSETHQATANPLPGDPAGWPAEPSLGGPIPTTTVHLLDEDLRPVRDGEPGEVYIGGRGVARGYLGQPALTAAKFLPDPFTGEPGARMYRTGDRARRDGSGALRFLGRLDNQVKVRGFRVEPGDAEAVLAAYPGVGQAVVVPHDGPGGSVRLDGYLVCGEPAPDLAAVRAFAARRLPDYLVPATLQVLASLPLNRNGKVDRQALPLPPSGRGSPVPYVPPSTDQEALLCGLIADVLGTGRVGVTDDFLDLGGNSLLATRLVTALVGAFGVEIPVRAVFDHRTARALAAVVEDALVARVRALSAAELSAALASGEGPCA
- a CDS encoding LLM class flavin-dependent oxidoreductase, which encodes MRVGLLILPAQTWRETARLWRNAEDLGFDHAWVHDHIAWRDLTGKPWFAAVPTLAAAAAVTSRIRLGTLVCTPNYRHPVPLAQEAVALDDISGGRLVLGLGAGVDGPDSRVLGRPQPGRDTRVARFAEFTALTDRLLRQDVTDFDGEHYRAERAWMTPGSTQRPRVPLAVAAPSARTMRVAAHYADTWITNGRTPEPGLRAAVVDVKTVRVQSERFTDACLAEGRDPAEPARMVFHADRERSALSSVGEFAELAAAYAEAGMSDLVVPYPRTAPPHLADPAVLDRVAADVLPDLQR